In the genome of Anaerohalosphaeraceae bacterium, one region contains:
- the ispE gene encoding 4-(cytidine 5'-diphospho)-2-C-methyl-D-erythritol kinase — MEAAAEQYSQFEQRAKGLLVRAPAKINLSLLVAGRRADGYHELETVMAKIDWMDELLLEPSCGDGLELICRGPYAVPEGPDNLVWKAWQQVCGHIGKPLPVRITLCKNIPAGTGLGSGSSDAAAALLGLNRLFELNLPESAIHDMACRLGSDVAFFLDGPVAFCTGRGEKIKKILDFPDFRALLIVPNVSVSTKMVYENYIHEPKRFEALREQINDSLSKKSIDSLAKICANMLQTSCFHLHRELADLKGEVERLCARKICLSGSGSAMFMLFEKDCDAKIQTCRQILERNLGILCRIVNNNRW; from the coding sequence ATGGAAGCAGCGGCGGAGCAGTACAGTCAGTTCGAGCAAAGAGCAAAGGGGCTTTTGGTGCGGGCACCGGCAAAAATCAATTTGTCGCTGCTGGTGGCCGGCAGGCGTGCGGACGGCTATCATGAGCTGGAAACGGTGATGGCCAAGATTGACTGGATGGATGAGCTGCTGCTGGAACCTTCTTGCGGCGATGGGCTTGAATTGATTTGCCGGGGGCCTTACGCGGTTCCGGAAGGGCCGGACAATCTGGTCTGGAAGGCCTGGCAGCAGGTTTGCGGCCATATCGGAAAGCCGCTTCCTGTGCGGATTACACTGTGCAAGAATATCCCGGCGGGCACCGGACTGGGAAGCGGCAGCAGTGATGCGGCGGCGGCTTTGCTGGGACTGAATCGCTTGTTTGAGCTGAATCTGCCGGAATCCGCAATTCACGATATGGCGTGTCGTCTTGGGAGCGATGTGGCGTTTTTCCTTGATGGGCCGGTAGCTTTCTGCACCGGAAGGGGAGAAAAAATCAAAAAAATCCTTGATTTTCCGGATTTTAGAGCTCTTTTGATTGTTCCAAATGTAAGTGTCTCTACGAAAATGGTTTATGAAAATTATATCCATGAACCCAAACGTTTTGAAGCTTTGCGGGAACAAATAAATGATTCACTTTCAAAAAAGAGTATTGATTCTCTGGCTAAAATATGCGCAAATATGTTGCAGACAAGCTGTTTCCATTTGCACAGGGAGCTGGCGGACCTGAAGGGCGAGGTTGAGCGGCTCTGTGCAAGAAAGATCTGTTTGAGCGGAAGCGGTTCGGCGATGTTTATGCTCTTTGAAAAAGACTGCGACGCCAAAATCCAAACCTGCCGACAAATCCTTGAGAGGAATCTCGGCATCCTTTGCCGGATTGTCAACAACAATAGATGGTAA